One part of the Phacochoerus africanus isolate WHEZ1 chromosome 7, ROS_Pafr_v1, whole genome shotgun sequence genome encodes these proteins:
- the GALNT4 gene encoding polypeptide N-acetylgalactosaminyltransferase 4, which produces MRIRMAVRWTWAGKSCLLLALLTVAYLLVELSVSTLQASAGAGLARERGSRQLSDSGKKAVDLSRPLYEKPPADSHALGEWGKGSKLQLNEGELKQQEELIERYAINIYLSDRISLHRHIEDKRMYECKSKTFDYRRLPTTSVVIAFYNEAWSTLLRTIHSVLETSPAVLLKEIILVDDLSDRVYLKTQLETYISNLDRVRLIRTNKREGLVRARLIGATFATGDVLTFLDCHCECNAGWLEPLLERIAEDETAIVCPVIDTIDWNTFEFYMQTGEPMIGGFDWRLTFQWHSVPKHERDRRKSRIDPIRSPTMAGGLFAVSKKYFQYLGTYDTGMEVWGGENLELSFRVWQCGGKLEIHPCSHVGHVFPKRAPYARPNFLQNTARAAEVWMDEYKEHFYNRNPPARKEAYGDISERKLLRERLRCKSFDWYLKNVFSNLHVPEDRPGWHGAIRSIGISSECLDYNSPENNPTGANLSLFGCHGQGGNQFFEYTSNREIRFNSVTELCAEVPEHKNHVGMQNCPKDGSPIPANIIWHFKEDGTIFHPHSGLCLSAYRTPEGRPDVQMRTCDAADKNQIWKFEK; this is translated from the coding sequence ATGAGGATCCGGATGGCCGTGAGATGGACGTGGGCAGGCAAAAGCTGCCTGCTGCTGGCGCTCTTAACGGTGGCCTATCTCCTGGTGGAACTCTCCGTCTCCACTTTGCAAGCCTCGGCAGGAGCCGGTCTCGCCAGGGAGAGGGGGTCAAGACAGCTCTCAGACTCTGGGAAAAAAGCAGTGGATTTGTCTCGCCCGCTTTATGAGAAGCCCCCTGCAGATTCTCATGCActtggggagtgggggaaagGCAGCAAACTGCAGCTCAACGAGGGTGAGCTGAAGCAGCAGGAAGAACTCATTGAGAGATATGCCATTAATATTTACCTCAGTGATAGGATTTCCTTGCATCGCCACATAGAGGATAAAAGAATGTACGAATGCAAATCCAAGACGTTTGACTACAGGAGACTTCCCACCACTTCTGTTGTCATCGCTTTCTATAATGAAGCCTGGTCGACTTTGCTCCGCACCATCCACAGTGTTTTGGAAACGTCTCCCGCCGTCCTTTTGAAGGAGATCATCTTAGTGGATGACTTGAGTGACAGAGTTTATTTGAAGACACAACTTGAAACTTACATCAGCAACCTCGATAGAGTCCGCTTGATTAGAACAAATAAGCGGGAGGGGCTGGTTAGGGCTCGTCTGATTGGGGCCACTTTTGCCACTGGGGATGTCCTTACTTTCCTGGATTGTCACTGTGAGTGTAATGCGGGTTGGTTGGAGCCACTTTTGGAAAGGATTGCTGAAGATGAAACAGCCATCGTTTGTCCTGTTATAGACACCATTGATTGGAATACTTTTGAGTTCTATATGCAGACTGGGGAGCCTATGATTGGTGGGTTTGACTGGCGTTTAACATTCCAGTGGCATTCTGTCCCCAAACACGAAAGGGACCGGCGGAAATCGAGAATTGACCCTATCCGATCGCCCACCATGGCTGGAGGACTGTTTGCCGTCAGCAAGAAATACTTTCAGTACCTGGGAACGTATGACACTGGGATGGAAGTGTGGGGAGGTGAGAACCTCGAGCTGTCTTTCAGGGTGTGGCAGTGTGGAGGTAAACTGGAGATCCACCCGTGTTCCCACGTGGGCCACGTATTCCCCAAACGGGCACCGTATGCTCGGCCCAACTTCCTGCAGAATACTGCTCGGGCAGCGGAAGTGTGGATGGACGAGTACAAAGAGCATTTCTACAATCGAAACCCTCCAGCCCGGAAGGAAGCGTACGGAGATATTTCCGAAAGAAAATTACTACGGGAGCGGCTGAGGTGCAAGAGCTTTGACTGGTATTTGAAAAACGTGTTTTCGAATTTACATGTTCCAGAGGACAGGCCAGGCTGGCATGGGGCTATTCGCAGTATAGGTATCTCTTCTGAATGTTTAGATTATAATTCTCCTGAAAACAACCCTACAGGTGCTAACCTTTCACTCTTTGGCTGCCACGGCCAAGGAGGCAACCAATTCTTTGAATATACTTCAAACCGAGAAATAAGGTTTAATTCCGTGACAGAGTTATGTGCAGAGGTTCCTGAACACAAAAATCACGTGGGGATGCAGAATTGTCCCAAAGACGGGTCTCCTATTCCAGCCAACATTATTTGGCATTTTAAAGAAGATGGAACCATTTTTCATCCCCACTCGGGGCTGTGTCTCAGTGCTTACCGGACACCTGAGGGCCGACCTGATGTTCAGATGAGAACGTGTGATGCTGCAGATAAAAATCAAATCTGGAAGTTTGAGAAGTAG